In the genome of Heyndrickxia acidicola, the window CTAATTGCTAACGAAAACCTCAAAAAGAAAAGACAAGGCAGCGTTATTTCAACATTGCCAATACTTTCTTACCGACTTGTTCATTTCTTGCAACTAATGAAACTTTTCGCTTAATGTCGAAATCTTCAATAGGAATGGCTTTTATATTAGGGGAAAGTCCTTTAGCAAAGATTTCAGGTAGGATAGAAATTCCAATGTTAGCTTCGATGAACCCAAGAATGCTGTGGCCAAACTCAATTTCTGATGTGATGTGTAAATTCGCACCTCTTTCAGAAAAAGCATCCTGTATTATTTTTCTAGCATCGCAGGTCTCTAATAACATCACAAATGCCTCATCTTTAATTTCTTCAAAAGTTACTGTCTCAGCTCTCCCGAATGTAGGATGATGTTTATTGACATACAGTAAAAATCCTTCTGAAAAAACGAAAGTCGAGAAGTATGGATGGTGAATCCCTTTTTCATCAAATAAAGCAACATCTAGCTTCCCTTCTTTTAATCCCTCTAATAATTCCAAATAACT includes:
- a CDS encoding LysR family transcriptional regulator, producing MRSEWLEAFYTTAETQSLTKASELLNMSQPALSKQIKNLENDLGANLFTRSTVGVTLTKAGERLLPVCKEILKEWNTVKKEITVEQGLMGITIGAWPSIATSFLPRKLASSKRSDYTLKISHSYLELLEGLKEGKLDVALFDEKGIHHPYFSTFVFSEGFLLYVNKHHPTFGRAETVTFEEIKDEAFVMLLETCDARKIIQDAFSERGANLHITSEIEFGHSILGFIEANIGISILPEIFAKGLSPNIKAIPIEDFDIKRKVSLVARNEQVGKKVLAMLK